A genomic window from Polaribacter gangjinensis includes:
- a CDS encoding ABC transporter ATP-binding protein has product MKLVIKNLTKTYSNGVKAIDNLSIEIGTGMFGLLGPNGAGKSSLMRTIATLQSPDAGEIYFGDINVLEDKMALRKVLGYLPQSFGVYPKMSAVDLLDYFATLKGVSDKNEREALVKEVLEITNLYDVRKKYVAGYSGGMKQRFGIAQLLLNNPKLIIVDEPTAGLDPAERHRFLNVLREVGTNCTVIFSTHIVDDVKELCNEMAILNGGNILNHTTPQKATAELEGTIWKKVINREDLEENQQQFDILSSSYNQDNTLNIRVHSLEKPSEDFVSVAPQLDDVYFIALKKDEPQAV; this is encoded by the coding sequence ATGAAATTAGTCATCAAAAATTTAACAAAAACCTACTCAAATGGCGTAAAAGCTATTGATAATTTAAGTATCGAAATTGGAACGGGAATGTTTGGTTTGTTAGGACCAAATGGCGCAGGAAAATCATCTTTGATGAGAACAATTGCTACTTTACAAAGTCCTGATGCTGGTGAAATTTATTTTGGCGACATTAATGTATTGGAAGATAAAATGGCTTTACGTAAAGTGTTGGGCTATTTGCCTCAATCTTTTGGAGTGTATCCAAAAATGTCAGCAGTAGATTTGTTAGATTATTTTGCGACTTTAAAAGGTGTTTCTGATAAAAATGAGCGTGAAGCTTTGGTAAAAGAAGTATTGGAAATCACGAATTTATATGATGTTCGTAAAAAATACGTAGCTGGTTATTCAGGTGGAATGAAACAGCGTTTTGGCATTGCACAATTGTTGTTGAACAATCCAAAATTGATTATTGTTGACGAACCAACTGCGGGTTTGGATCCAGCAGAAAGACATCGTTTTTTGAATGTGTTGCGTGAAGTTGGCACAAATTGTACTGTAATATTTTCAACGCATATTGTGGATGATGTAAAGGAATTGTGTAATGAAATGGCCATTTTAAATGGTGGAAATATTTTAAATCACACCACTCCACAAAAAGCGACTGCTGAATTGGAAGGAACAATTTGGAAAAAAGTAATCAACAGAGAAGATTTAGAAGAAAATCAACAACAATTTGATATTTTATCATCAAGTTATAATCAAGATAATACATTGAATATTAGAGTGCATTCTTTAGAAAAACCTTCTGAAGATTTTGTGTCAGTTGCACCTCAATTGGATGATGTGTATTTTATTGCTTTGAAAAAAGATGAACCGCAAGCAGTTTAA
- a CDS encoding sensor histidine kinase, producing MSSFVLFAIIILYLTFLFLIAFFAEKNKRSKWVNNPIVYTLSFGVYCSAWTYYGSIGEAAEQGVRFLAIYIGPIIAAPLWIILLRKVIRISKQHKISSLADFISLRYGKNRFLGALVTVVCLMAILPYTSLQLKSVSETFEIMTQKSLMKSNSIFTDSTFYIALILAVFAALFGTQTTDASEKRRGIIFSVAFESLIKWLFFIIIGIYCTYFLFDGTADIVNQFKSQPNFESLVTLGSFEGGFNWFFIIMLSFIAIFLLPRQFQVAVLENNREKHLKTAIWLFPLYLLLFNIFVIFIAWAGKIRLGNDVNAEYFTLLLPLSEGNIFLAMLVFLGGLSAVISMVIVSSLALSIMISNNLIIPYGFLSKFVKNEPEKNEKFIKNIRRVAIFFIIIVSYSLFYSFSAKMSLYSIGLISFVVIAQLAPSFFIGLFWNRGSSKGAIIGILMGLLITFFTLLVPFLLEANSLHPQFLEEGLFSIDLLKPHALFGIDFLTPPTHAFFWSFTVNCFCYVYFSLSSKGNYRERNYAEMFVDSKNFTDLQDNAFVWKGEAYVSDIKEVLMRFLGQEKATRALNIFFAKYNLPRNTQFADAKLIHFSEQLLTGSIGSASSKILIQSVVKEEEISLVEVLRILEESKEAIAKSKAFKEKSLELSNLANQLKEANLKLIEKDKQKDEFLDTVAHELKTPITGIRATTELLLDDAEMPIEMKEQFLNNMLQDAERLSRLIHTILDFEKLSSEHHQLTKSTNDISKTIARAIASLQTMAAKKNCAIIQKSTYSVTINYDEDRMIQVFTNLIANAIKFVEPNEGFITIEYLFEDKQLKITVTDNGKGIPEQDQQFIFDKFFQSKNQNTIKPIGTGLGLAICKQIIDKHQGAIWLDNSYKNGAKFHIKMPLN from the coding sequence ATGAGTAGTTTTGTCTTATTTGCCATCATAATTCTCTATTTGACGTTCTTGTTTTTGATTGCATTTTTCGCAGAAAAAAACAAGCGTAGCAAATGGGTAAACAATCCAATTGTTTATACACTTTCTTTTGGGGTGTATTGCTCAGCTTGGACGTATTATGGAAGTATTGGTGAAGCAGCAGAACAAGGAGTTCGTTTTTTAGCCATTTATATAGGGCCAATTATTGCAGCTCCTTTGTGGATCATTTTGTTAAGAAAAGTAATTCGGATTTCTAAACAGCATAAAATATCATCATTGGCAGATTTCATCTCTCTGCGTTATGGAAAAAACCGATTTTTAGGAGCTCTTGTAACGGTTGTTTGTCTGATGGCAATTTTACCTTATACCTCTTTACAATTAAAATCGGTTTCAGAAACTTTCGAAATTATGACACAAAAGAGTTTGATGAAATCAAATTCAATTTTTACGGATTCCACTTTTTACATTGCTTTGATTTTGGCAGTTTTTGCTGCATTATTTGGAACACAAACTACAGATGCTTCCGAAAAAAGAAGGGGAATTATTTTTTCAGTGGCTTTTGAATCATTGATAAAATGGTTGTTTTTTATCATTATCGGTATTTATTGTACCTATTTTTTATTTGATGGTACTGCAGATATTGTTAATCAATTTAAAAGCCAACCCAATTTCGAAAGTTTAGTTACTTTAGGAAGTTTTGAAGGTGGTTTTAATTGGTTTTTTATAATAATGTTGTCATTTATAGCTATTTTTTTATTACCAAGACAATTTCAAGTGGCGGTTTTAGAAAATAATAGAGAAAAGCATTTGAAAACGGCAATTTGGCTTTTTCCTTTGTATTTATTGCTTTTCAATATTTTTGTGATTTTTATTGCTTGGGCTGGAAAAATTAGACTTGGAAATGATGTCAATGCTGAATATTTTACCTTGTTACTGCCACTTTCTGAAGGAAATATTTTTTTAGCAATGTTGGTTTTTTTAGGAGGATTATCAGCTGTAATATCGATGGTAATTGTTTCTTCTTTGGCTCTTTCAATCATGATTAGTAATAATTTGATAATTCCATATGGTTTTTTATCAAAATTTGTTAAAAATGAACCTGAAAAAAATGAGAAATTCATCAAAAATATTCGAAGAGTTGCTATTTTTTTTATCATAATAGTTTCATATTCTTTGTTTTATAGCTTTTCTGCTAAAATGTCTTTGTATTCAATTGGATTGATATCCTTTGTTGTTATTGCTCAATTAGCGCCTTCGTTTTTTATCGGATTATTTTGGAATAGAGGCTCATCAAAAGGGGCAATCATTGGAATTCTCATGGGATTATTGATTACTTTTTTTACGTTATTAGTGCCTTTTTTATTAGAAGCGAATTCGTTACATCCACAATTTTTAGAAGAAGGATTATTTTCAATTGATTTGTTAAAACCTCATGCTTTATTTGGAATTGATTTTTTAACCCCTCCAACGCATGCATTTTTTTGGAGTTTTACTGTTAATTGTTTTTGTTATGTTTATTTTTCTTTAAGTTCTAAAGGAAATTATAGAGAGAGAAATTATGCTGAAATGTTTGTTGACAGTAAAAATTTTACGGATTTACAAGACAATGCTTTTGTTTGGAAAGGTGAGGCTTATGTGAGTGATATTAAAGAAGTTTTAATGCGATTTTTAGGACAAGAAAAAGCGACAAGAGCCTTAAATATCTTTTTTGCAAAATACAATTTGCCCAGAAACACGCAGTTTGCAGACGCTAAATTGATTCATTTTTCAGAGCAATTATTAACAGGTTCCATTGGTTCAGCTTCTTCAAAAATTTTAATTCAAAGTGTTGTAAAAGAGGAAGAAATTAGTTTGGTTGAGGTACTTCGAATTTTAGAAGAATCGAAAGAGGCAATTGCAAAAAGCAAAGCTTTTAAAGAAAAATCCTTAGAATTATCAAATTTGGCAAATCAATTAAAAGAAGCCAATTTGAAACTTATCGAAAAAGACAAACAGAAAGACGAATTTTTAGATACTGTTGCACACGAACTAAAAACGCCAATTACTGGGATTAGAGCAACCACTGAATTATTGTTGGATGATGCAGAAATGCCTATTGAAATGAAAGAGCAGTTTTTAAACAATATGTTACAAGATGCTGAAAGGTTATCAAGATTGATTCATACAATTTTAGATTTTGAAAAATTATCAAGTGAGCATCATCAACTTACTAAATCAACCAATGATATTTCAAAAACCATTGCAAGGGCAATTGCTTCTTTACAAACAATGGCTGCAAAAAAAAATTGTGCAATCATTCAAAAGTCAACCTATTCTGTAACAATCAATTATGATGAAGATAGAATGATTCAAGTTTTCACAAATTTGATTGCAAATGCCATAAAATTTGTTGAACCCAATGAAGGATTTATTACGATTGAATATCTTTTTGAAGACAAACAGCTAAAAATAACAGTTACTGATAATGGAAAAGGAATTCCAGAACAAGATCAGCAATTTATTTTCGATAAGTTTTTTCAATCTAAAAATCAAAATACCATAAAACCAATAGGGACAGGATTAGGATTGGCGATTTGCAAACAAATTATCGACAAACATCAAGGTGCTATTTGGTTAGACAATTCCTACAAAAATGGTGCAAAGTTTCACATAAAAATGCCTTTGAACTAA
- a CDS encoding M42 family metallopeptidase, producing the protein MSNTSILTENSLKFLEKYLNNAAPTGYEWEGQKIWMEYLKPYVDTFITDTYGTAVGIINPDAPYKVVIEGHADEISWYVNYISDKGLIYVVRNGGSDHQIAPSKIVNIHTKNGIVKGVFGWPAIHTRERATEESPKPENIFIDCGCATKEEVENLGVHVGCVITYPDEFHILNGNKFVCRALDNRMGGFMIAEVARLLKENNIKLPFGLYVTNSVQEEIGLRGAEMITQTIKPNVAIVTDVTHDTTTPMIDVKKTGHQELGKGPVIAYAPAVQQKLRDLITQTAEENNIPYQRNALSRATGTDTDAFAYSNGGVASALISLPLRYMHTTVEMVHREDVENVIKMIYETLLKIKSGETFSYFK; encoded by the coding sequence ATGTCAAATACATCTATACTTACTGAAAATTCGCTCAAATTTTTAGAAAAATATTTAAACAACGCTGCTCCAACAGGTTATGAATGGGAAGGTCAAAAAATTTGGATGGAATACTTAAAACCTTATGTAGATACTTTTATCACAGATACTTATGGAACTGCAGTTGGAATCATCAATCCTGATGCTCCTTACAAAGTTGTGATTGAAGGTCATGCTGATGAAATTTCATGGTATGTTAATTATATTTCAGACAAAGGATTGATTTATGTGGTTAGAAATGGTGGAAGTGATCATCAAATCGCACCAAGTAAAATTGTAAATATTCATACCAAAAATGGCATTGTAAAAGGTGTTTTTGGTTGGCCAGCAATTCATACAAGAGAAAGAGCTACTGAAGAATCTCCAAAACCTGAAAATATTTTTATTGATTGTGGTTGTGCTACCAAAGAAGAAGTTGAAAATTTAGGAGTTCATGTTGGTTGTGTAATTACCTATCCTGATGAATTTCATATTTTGAACGGTAACAAATTCGTTTGCAGAGCTTTAGACAATAGAATGGGTGGATTTATGATTGCTGAAGTTGCGCGTTTGTTGAAAGAAAACAACATCAAATTGCCTTTTGGATTGTATGTAACGAACTCTGTTCAAGAAGAAATTGGATTGCGTGGCGCAGAAATGATCACACAAACCATCAAACCAAATGTAGCCATTGTAACTGATGTAACGCATGATACAACAACACCAATGATTGATGTTAAAAAAACAGGACATCAAGAATTGGGCAAAGGTCCTGTAATTGCGTATGCACCTGCAGTACAACAAAAATTACGCGATTTGATTACGCAAACTGCTGAAGAAAACAACATTCCGTATCAAAGAAATGCGTTATCAAGAGCCACAGGAACTGATACTGATGCATTTGCGTATAGCAATGGTGGTGTGGCTTCTGCATTGATTTCATTGCCTTTGCGTTACATGCATACCACTGTTGAAATGGTTCACAGAGAAGATGTTGAAAACGTCATCAAAATGATTTACGAAACCTTGTTGAAAATCAAATCTGGAGAAACTTTTTCTTATTTTAAATAG
- the acs gene encoding acetate--CoA ligase, whose amino-acid sequence MSNYHIKNFPEYFHVYRNSVRNPELFWEEIAEEHFLWREKWHKVVSWDFSKPEIKWYEGAKLNITENCIDRHLYTNAHKTAIIFEPNNPDEEAQHITYKDLHERVNQMANVLKSKGIQKGDRVCIYLPMIPELAISLLACARIGAIHSVVFAGFSSTALSTRINDSECKMVITSDGSYRGAKTIDLKGIVDEALVSCLCVEAVLVVNRINSEIEMKPERDFWIAPLLAEASKECAPEIMDAEDPLFILYTSGSTGKPKGMVHTTAGYMVYTAYTFKNVFQYTKGDVYWCTADIGWITGHSYIVYGPLANGATTVLFEGVPNYPNYGRFWEIVEKHKVNQFYTAPTAIRALAKEGVDFVDHHDLTSIKVLGTVGEPINEEAWHWYDDNIGKKKAPIVDTWWQTETGGVMITPIPFSTPTKPTYATLPFLGIQPVLMDENGNEITGNQVDGKLCIKYPWPSIARTIWGDHQRFKDTYFSTFKNMYFTGDGALRDEVGYYRITGRVDDVIIVSGHNLGTAPIEDAINEHPAVSESAIVGFPHDIKGNALYGYVTLKETGESRDHDNLRKEINQMITEQIGPIAKLDKIQFTEGLPKTRSGKIMRRILRKIACKDTSNLGDTSTLLNPEVVQDIMDNVL is encoded by the coding sequence ATGAGTAATTATCACATCAAAAATTTCCCAGAATACTTTCACGTTTATAGAAATTCAGTTAGAAATCCCGAATTATTTTGGGAAGAAATAGCAGAGGAACATTTTTTATGGAGAGAAAAATGGCATAAAGTGGTAAGTTGGGATTTTTCAAAACCTGAGATAAAATGGTATGAAGGTGCAAAATTAAACATCACAGAAAATTGTATTGACCGTCATTTATATACTAATGCGCATAAAACTGCTATCATTTTTGAGCCAAATAATCCTGATGAAGAAGCGCAACACATCACCTACAAAGATCTTCACGAACGTGTAAATCAAATGGCTAATGTATTGAAATCAAAAGGAATACAAAAAGGAGATAGAGTTTGCATTTATTTGCCTATGATTCCTGAATTAGCGATTTCTTTGTTAGCATGTGCCAGAATTGGTGCAATACATTCTGTGGTTTTTGCTGGATTTTCATCAACAGCTTTATCAACAAGGATAAATGATAGCGAATGTAAAATGGTCATCACTTCTGATGGTTCTTACAGAGGTGCAAAAACAATCGATTTAAAAGGAATTGTAGATGAAGCGTTGGTAAGTTGTCTTTGTGTTGAAGCGGTATTGGTTGTAAATCGAATCAATTCAGAAATTGAAATGAAACCTGAAAGAGATTTTTGGATTGCACCATTATTAGCTGAAGCTTCTAAAGAATGTGCACCAGAAATTATGGATGCAGAAGATCCGTTATTTATTTTATACACCTCAGGATCAACAGGTAAACCAAAAGGAATGGTGCATACAACTGCAGGTTATATGGTTTACACAGCCTATACTTTTAAAAATGTTTTTCAGTATACAAAAGGAGATGTGTATTGGTGTACTGCTGATATTGGATGGATTACTGGGCATAGTTATATAGTTTATGGTCCGTTAGCAAATGGTGCAACAACTGTACTTTTTGAAGGTGTTCCTAATTATCCAAATTACGGAAGATTTTGGGAAATTGTAGAAAAACACAAAGTAAATCAATTTTATACAGCGCCAACAGCCATAAGAGCTTTGGCAAAAGAAGGAGTTGATTTTGTAGATCATCACGATTTGACTAGTATCAAAGTTTTAGGAACGGTTGGAGAACCAATTAACGAAGAAGCTTGGCACTGGTATGATGATAATATTGGTAAAAAGAAAGCACCTATTGTAGATACTTGGTGGCAAACTGAAACTGGTGGAGTGATGATAACGCCAATTCCATTTTCAACACCCACAAAACCAACGTATGCAACTTTACCTTTTTTAGGAATTCAGCCTGTTTTAATGGATGAAAATGGAAATGAAATCACAGGAAATCAAGTGGATGGTAAATTGTGTATCAAATATCCTTGGCCATCAATCGCACGAACAATTTGGGGTGATCATCAACGATTCAAAGACACCTATTTTTCAACTTTTAAAAATATGTATTTTACAGGTGATGGTGCTTTGCGCGATGAAGTTGGGTATTACAGAATTACAGGAAGAGTAGATGATGTGATTATTGTTTCAGGACATAATTTAGGAACAGCTCCAATTGAAGATGCAATTAACGAACATCCAGCAGTTTCAGAATCAGCTATTGTTGGTTTTCCTCATGATATCAAAGGAAATGCATTGTATGGATATGTAACCTTAAAAGAAACTGGTGAATCCAGAGATCATGATAATTTACGAAAAGAAATTAACCAAATGATTACCGAGCAAATTGGCCCAATTGCAAAATTGGATAAAATTCAATTTACAGAAGGTTTGCCAAAAACACGCTCAGGAAAAATTATGCGAAGAATATTGCGTAAAATTGCTTGTAAAGACACTTCGAATTTAGGAGATACAAGTACGCTTTTAAATCCTGAAGTTGTGCAAGATATTATGGATAATGTTTTGTAA
- a CDS encoding DUF294 nucleotidyltransferase-like domain-containing protein, producing MNTISYRIKDFLKEHHPFSFLHADEQLEIAKNCSIKYVEENESIFDIEKPLLNHFFLVKDGAVGLYNQQNQLLEKCDEGDIFGLRAIIRNDTYKLSAKALEECILYTFPSEIYDEILSKNNDVVQFIIRNFASTNYLNVNAFENQKAIITEEKLTINFSKNPVTCKKETSIKDAAQLMTDKKVGSILIEEHNFPIGIITDKDFRTKIATGKIDILLSVEKIMSSPVICVSDKISIAEAQIVMLKNKITHLCITKSGMKNEEILGVLSEHDIILIRENNPSVLIKQIKRSLTIDELKKIRIQSFDLLKKYLFQDLDIDFINKIISEITHTLTARIIDLAIEQLQEKPPVPFSWLSLGSQGRKEQLLLTDQDNAIIFRDSKDNEKNRDYFLKLAKIVTTQLHEIGYEYCPANMMASNKEWCLSTQEWKEKYANWISKPVPENILFCTIFFDIETIYGDEKLEVDVTHSIYQNISKNTIFLNFLALNSTQNPPPLGFFRQFLLEASGAQKEQFDIKARAMMPLVDAARLLSIHQKIDVKNTIERFAALILKEPQNEEIYTQCLNAYKTLLKFRTKYGLQNNNSGRYIDLNSLNKSEKLTLKECFKAVKEIQSLIINRFQLANFM from the coding sequence ATGAATACAATTTCTTATAGAATCAAGGATTTTTTAAAAGAGCATCATCCTTTTTCATTTTTGCATGCTGATGAACAACTTGAAATTGCCAAAAATTGTTCCATCAAATATGTGGAAGAAAATGAATCGATTTTTGATATCGAAAAACCTCTTTTAAATCACTTTTTTTTGGTAAAAGATGGTGCAGTTGGTTTGTACAATCAACAAAATCAACTTCTTGAAAAATGTGATGAAGGTGATATTTTTGGCTTAAGAGCCATTATTAGAAATGACACGTATAAACTTTCAGCTAAAGCCTTAGAGGAGTGTATTTTATACACTTTTCCATCTGAAATTTATGATGAAATTTTAAGTAAAAACAACGATGTTGTTCAATTTATCATCCGAAATTTCGCGAGCACTAATTACCTAAATGTTAATGCTTTTGAAAATCAAAAAGCAATCATTACAGAAGAAAAACTGACAATAAATTTTTCAAAAAATCCTGTTACTTGTAAAAAAGAAACGAGTATCAAAGATGCAGCTCAGCTAATGACTGACAAAAAAGTGGGTTCCATTCTGATTGAAGAGCATAATTTTCCAATAGGCATTATCACTGACAAAGATTTTAGAACCAAAATTGCGACTGGAAAAATAGATATTTTATTGTCTGTTGAAAAAATCATGTCTTCGCCAGTGATTTGTGTTTCTGATAAAATTTCGATTGCTGAAGCTCAAATTGTGATGCTAAAAAATAAAATTACTCATTTGTGCATTACAAAATCTGGAATGAAAAATGAAGAAATCTTAGGCGTTTTATCTGAGCATGATATTATTTTAATTCGTGAAAACAATCCGTCTGTTTTGATCAAACAAATCAAACGCTCCCTGACAATTGATGAATTGAAAAAAATACGAATTCAATCCTTTGATTTACTTAAAAAATACCTTTTTCAAGATTTAGATATTGATTTTATCAATAAAATAATTTCGGAAATTACGCACACACTTACAGCAAGAATAATTGATCTGGCAATTGAGCAACTTCAAGAAAAACCTCCTGTGCCATTTTCTTGGTTATCCTTAGGAAGTCAGGGAAGAAAAGAGCAATTATTACTTACAGATCAAGACAATGCAATAATTTTTAGGGATAGCAAAGACAATGAAAAAAACAGAGATTATTTTTTAAAACTCGCCAAGATAGTTACAACTCAACTTCATGAAATTGGCTATGAATATTGCCCTGCAAATATGATGGCATCTAATAAAGAATGGTGTTTGAGCACTCAAGAATGGAAAGAAAAATACGCCAATTGGATCTCAAAACCAGTTCCTGAAAACATCCTTTTTTGTACAATTTTTTTTGATATTGAAACCATTTATGGAGATGAAAAATTAGAGGTTGATGTAACGCATTCCATTTACCAAAATATTTCAAAAAATACTATTTTCTTGAATTTTTTAGCTTTAAATAGCACTCAAAATCCACCTCCACTCGGATTTTTTAGGCAGTTTTTATTAGAAGCTTCTGGCGCGCAAAAAGAACAATTTGACATCAAAGCAAGAGCCATGATGCCTTTGGTTGATGCTGCAAGATTGTTGAGCATTCATCAAAAAATTGATGTAAAAAATACGATTGAACGCTTTGCAGCTTTGATTTTGAAAGAACCTCAAAATGAAGAAATTTATACGCAATGTTTGAATGCTTACAAAACATTATTGAAATTCAGGACAAAATACGGATTGCAAAACAATAATTCTGGAAGATATATTGATTTAAATTCATTGAATAAATCAGAAAAATTAACGCTGAAAGAGTGTTTTAAAGCAGTTAAAGAAATCCAAAGTTTGATTATAAATAGATTTCAACTGGCTAATTTTATGTAA
- a CDS encoding 3'-5' exonuclease — MFFRKKYPPFWEEYLSHFKNDSKKTFSEIRFVILDTETTGLNIKHDKILSIGAIAVKNESINVADSFECFVKQAIFDKNTVEIHGIRKYDSQKIAEEKAIQDFLKFIKNAVLVGHHINFDIEMLNNSLSKMGVPKLKNILLDTGNLHKKTLLDTTDHHFSLDELIKMYKITPHDRHNALGDAMITAQLFLKITKKLSKNNTLSIAYLKRPAKHIGLI; from the coding sequence ATGTTTTTCAGAAAAAAATATCCGCCATTTTGGGAAGAATATCTATCGCATTTTAAAAATGATTCTAAAAAAACATTTTCGGAAATTCGCTTTGTTATTCTAGATACAGAAACTACTGGTTTGAACATAAAACATGATAAAATTCTTTCAATAGGTGCAATCGCTGTAAAAAATGAATCAATTAATGTGGCAGACAGTTTTGAATGTTTTGTAAAACAAGCCATTTTTGATAAAAATACTGTTGAAATTCATGGTATTAGAAAATATGATTCGCAAAAAATAGCCGAAGAAAAAGCCATTCAGGATTTTTTGAAATTTATAAAAAATGCTGTTTTAGTTGGACATCATATCAATTTTGATATTGAAATGCTGAATAATTCACTCTCAAAAATGGGTGTTCCAAAATTGAAAAATATTCTGTTAGATACAGGAAATCTGCATAAAAAAACGTTGCTTGATACAACTGATCATCATTTTTCATTGGACGAACTCATCAAAATGTACAAAATCACTCCACATGATCGTCATAATGCATTGGGTGATGCTATGATTACAGCACAATTATTCTTGAAAATCACCAAGAAATTATCAAAAAACAATACGCTTAGCATTGCTTATTTAAAAAGACCTGCTAAACATATTGGATTGATTTAA
- a CDS encoding NUDIX hydrolase, which produces MDELIDILTPEGKPTGKVALKSEAHKNGWFHATVHIWLYTKDNQILLQKRALTKKVFPGLWDISVAGHIAAGESILEAAIREVDEELGLKINASDLKKIGTRIHQVSHANGIQDNEHHHVFISELKVPINQLSIQKEEVDAIQLFDLTVLKNTKNLENVLLSRFHEYYCSVYESIVKYIS; this is translated from the coding sequence ATGGACGAACTCATAGATATTTTAACTCCAGAAGGAAAACCAACAGGAAAAGTTGCTTTAAAATCAGAAGCGCATAAAAACGGTTGGTTTCATGCCACAGTTCATATTTGGTTATACACAAAAGACAATCAGATTTTATTGCAAAAAAGAGCGCTTACCAAAAAAGTATTTCCTGGTTTGTGGGACATTTCTGTTGCTGGTCATATTGCAGCTGGAGAAAGCATTTTAGAAGCAGCCATCAGAGAAGTTGATGAGGAATTAGGATTAAAAATCAATGCTTCAGATTTGAAAAAAATCGGCACAAGAATTCATCAAGTTTCGCATGCAAATGGTATTCAAGATAATGAACATCATCATGTTTTTATATCTGAATTAAAAGTCCCCATCAATCAATTAAGCATTCAAAAAGAAGAAGTTGATGCTATTCAATTGTTTGATTTGACAGTTTTAAAAAACACAAAAAACCTCGAAAATGTATTGCTTTCAAGATTTCATGAATATTATTGTAGTGTTTATGAAAGCATCGTAAAATACATTTCTTAG
- a CDS encoding response regulator transcription factor produces MKKILIVDDEPNILMALEYAFKKQDFEVFIARDGSEALEILKKEHPNVVLLDIMMPKVDGYQTLQLIKQNENLKDVKVVFLTAKSKKEDIEKGFSLGVDQYFTKPFSTKKIIAEINLLLQN; encoded by the coding sequence ATGAAAAAAATACTAATAGTAGATGATGAACCCAATATCTTAATGGCATTAGAATATGCTTTTAAAAAACAAGATTTCGAGGTTTTTATTGCTAGAGATGGCAGTGAAGCTCTTGAAATTTTAAAGAAAGAACACCCCAATGTGGTTCTTTTAGACATTATGATGCCAAAGGTTGATGGCTATCAAACATTGCAATTAATAAAACAAAATGAAAATTTAAAAGATGTAAAAGTGGTTTTTTTAACTGCAAAAAGTAAAAAAGAAGATATTGAAAAAGGCTTTTCATTAGGTGTTGATCAATATTTTACAAAACCATTTTCAACAAAAAAAATAATCGCAGAAATTAATTTACTGCTTCAAAATTAA